AGGAAAGCAGGGGGAGAACTGCGTTCCGCAGCCCTACGGCTCCCCAGAGGGCCACCAGTAGGGCCGCGAGGTCTGCCAGGAGGAGGGCGAAGACGCACACGCCTTCCAGGGCCGCCTGGGGGAGGGATCGGGAGCGCCTGAGGGGGACCACCCGGCTGGTCAAGCCCGCCTCCCCCCCCACCGTTCCCACATCGCCCGGAGTACCAGGCCGAAGAAGGCCAGGTCGTCCACGAGGTACCGGCGCCACAGCCGGCGGGGTTCGTGCCCGAGTCGCCACAGCCACTCCAGTCCCACCCGTCGCATCCACCGGGGAGCCCGGGGCTTGCTGCCTGCCGCGTAGTCCAAAGCCGCCCCGCAGCATACGGCCACCCGGACCCGCAACCGATCCCAGTTCCGGTGCACCCACTTCTCCTGGGCCGGAGAGCCCACCCCCACGAAGAGGATGTCGGGATCTGCCCGGTTCACCGCCTCCAAGGCGGCCTCCTGATCCTGCACGCTCTCCGCAAACCCCTCCACCGGGGTGTAGGTGCCGGCAACTTTCAGGCCACGATAGAGGTTTTTGAGTCTCTCCGCGGCCCGCGCCGCCACCCCCTCCCGCCCCCCCAGGAGGAACACGGAGTATCCCTCCTGGGCCGCAAGCCGGCACAGCTCCGGCAGGAGGTCACTCCCCGCCACCCGCTCGGGAACGGGTTTGCCTACCATCCGGCTCGCCCACACCACGGGCATCCCGTCCGCCAGCCGCAGCCACGCCCCGTCCACGGCCCTGCGGAACTCCGGATCCCGGTGGTAGCGGACGAGGTGGTCCACATTCGGCGTGACGATGTAGCCCCGCTCGCCCTTTTTTATGGCTTCCCCGAGGGTCGCCAGCACATCCTGTATGCCGAGCGCGCAGAGCTCAGGCCAGTACTTCCCTTTTCCCTTCATTTCGTGTTTCAATTCCTGCCTGCCAGCACTTCTTCGATCAACAGCTTCCATTTTTCCTCTTTTACCTTCGGGTGAAAGCGTTCCTGCACCAATGTCTGGCCCGCTTTCCCCAGCTGATCGGCAAGTCTGCGATTCTTTAAGATCTCCACAACCGCCTCGGCAAAATCCTCAGCCGTATCCGCTATACGCATGTGCACTCTGTCTACAGCGCCTGTCCCTTCACAGCCCGCAGACGTGCTGACCACTGCTAATCCTCGCGCCAACGCATGGAGGATTTTCAGCCGTACTCCGCTTCCAACCCGTACCGGCGCTATGAAAACTTTTGCTCTTTGATAGAGGATTTCCAGGTCCTCTACATAGCCCAACATTCTGACGCACTGTGGAATTTCTCTCTTTTTTAAACCCCTCGGTGGTACGCCCGCCATCCAGAATTCGGCGCTGGGATGCTTACGCTTAATCCGTGGCCACACTTCCCTGAGAAACCACCGTATTCCATCTGCTGCAGGCGGCCAGTGTCCCGTTCCTACGTAGAGGATAACTCCTTCTTCTCCGTCTGTCTTTCGTGCCCTCGTCCGTACCGTGGGTGGAATCACCTCGATCTTTGTACCTACTCCAAGATTCCGCAACCGTCCCCGGTCTTCCTCTGAAAGGACTACGACGGCATTGCTCCTCACGCACTCCTTGATCTCGTATCGTCGTATCAATTGGCCTTCCCGCCGGCCGGCATAAGCATACCACATCTTTCCCTGTAGCCTAGTATACGAATCTACCACATACCATTCCACATTGTGTTCCTGCAGGACCCTTGGCAAGCCGATCTCTTCCGTGTAAGCGGTCATGGTCAAAGTATCTATAATTACCAAATCGTACGTACATCCTGCCACCATCTGACGCACGGCTCTCTCCATTTCAGCGGTGTAGTCGCGAAAGATATAATACGGTTTTCCTTCCATGGCGCATTTTACCCAGAACAAGGTGCTCTTCCTCCGCAAAGGCAACACGAAAGATCGGTGTGTCTTTCTCCGAAACGTTTCCACGTCTGCCGGACGCCACCACGGGATAAAGGCGCATGCGTCCACTTCCCCTAACGTGGAGAGCACCTCCAGCGTATCCGCTGAAACTTGTGCGCCTCCGCTCACGGGGGGATAGGGGACGAGGTGTGTCAGAAACAAAATACGCATCTTCATTCCGGGCTTTCTGATCCTCGACAGTTCGCGATGATTGTCACCGCACTCTCGAGGGCCAGCAGATAATCCACGTCTAGCTTTCGCACCTCACGTCCTGCTTTATAGTATGTACTTAGCCGCCTCGGCCATACGGGTTCCTCCCGCCATCGCTCCCATGCTTCTTCGATGGAGTAGCCCATCTGTTTCAAAAAATGGAGAAATTCTGCGTACTGGTCTTCTCCCATCAACGTAGGATGCGTTTCTATGATAAGCGTAGGACGGTGCTTCTTTAAAATTCTGTCTGATCCTTTAAGCACTGCTAGCTCGGCTCCCTCGACATCCATTCGAATAACATCAACACGCGGCTCTGTTGCCAGAAGTTCATTTAACGTGCAAACTTGTACTTCTATCCATCCCAGAGGTTTCCGCTTATCGTTTTTCAGGAAAAGGCTGTTCCAGTTAGACTGAGGATAAAAGTAAAGTTTGTCCGGGCCAGACCGATGGCCTGCCGCGAAAGCGTAGGGCAGCACATTCTGCAGGCCGTTTGCTTGAATATTCTTTTTGAGCAACCGATAGCTCTCTGGAAAGGGCTCTAACGCGAGGACCTTTCCAGAGGGCCCCACCGCACGTGCTGCCAACAAAGCAAAGTATCCGAGATTGGCTCCTACATCGACCACCGTCATGTTCGGCCTCAGCAGTGTCCGCAGCGTCGCGGTTAGGATGGGCTCGTGGACACGTTCAACCGCGAGTTCCGGTGAGAGTCCCACATCGTGAGGGCTCAGATACAGACGGAGCCCTTGCACGTTGAAACAGAGGTGATCTGGCGGTATCCTGCGAACCATCCATTTCCATCGCACCAAACGGCAGAAGCACCGCAGGTTCCGCAGCCGCCAGAACACCATATCCCCAGCGAAACGGCCGATCCCCCGCCATCGGTACGCTCGAAGATACCACCTCAGCTTCCGAAGCGCGCGCTCCCCACGCACCCGTTTTCCCCCAGTCTCGGAAATAGCGTTTTGGACCCTGCCAGCCTATACACCGCCACCATCCCGAGCACCCCGACGAGGCCCAGGCGTACCGCCGGAGGTGGACAGAAGGCGGCATCCACGGCGGCTGCCGCCGCCAGGATCACAAGCCAGCGGACGATGGGACCGTACACGTTCCGTTGTTTCAGCGGTTCACCGGGGCCCAGGAGGCGCCCGAGCAGGATCGCATAGGCGCAGAACTGGACCGCAGCCCGTAGGGACCAGGCCAGTGCAGCCCCACGAGCTCCCACGAACTGCACCAGCATGGCCGCGGTGGCCACGAACGGAAGCGCCAAAGCCAGGGTAACCCGGGCCGGAACGTCCGGGCGCC
Above is a window of Armatimonadota bacterium DNA encoding:
- a CDS encoding WecB/TagA/CpsF family glycosyltransferase, which codes for MKGKGKYWPELCALGIQDVLATLGEAIKKGERGYIVTPNVDHLVRYHRDPEFRRAVDGAWLRLADGMPVVWASRMVGKPVPERVAGSDLLPELCRLAAQEGYSVFLLGGREGVAARAAERLKNLYRGLKVAGTYTPVEGFAESVQDQEAALEAVNRADPDILFVGVGSPAQEKWVHRNWDRLRVRVAVCCGAALDYAAGSKPRAPRWMRRVGLEWLWRLGHEPRRLWRRYLVDDLAFFGLVLRAMWERWGGRRA
- a CDS encoding glycosyltransferase family 4 protein, encoding MFWVKCAMEGKPYYIFRDYTAEMERAVRQMVAGCTYDLVIIDTLTMTAYTEEIGLPRVLQEHNVEWYVVDSYTRLQGKMWYAYAGRREGQLIRRYEIKECVRSNAVVVLSEEDRGRLRNLGVGTKIEVIPPTVRTRARKTDGEEGVILYVGTGHWPPAADGIRWFLREVWPRIKRKHPSAEFWMAGVPPRGLKKREIPQCVRMLGYVEDLEILYQRAKVFIAPVRVGSGVRLKILHALARGLAVVSTSAGCEGTGAVDRVHMRIADTAEDFAEAVVEILKNRRLADQLGKAGQTLVQERFHPKVKEEKWKLLIEEVLAGRN
- a CDS encoding FkbM family methyltransferase produces the protein MVRRIPPDHLCFNVQGLRLYLSPHDVGLSPELAVERVHEPILTATLRTLLRPNMTVVDVGANLGYFALLAARAVGPSGKVLALEPFPESYRLLKKNIQANGLQNVLPYAFAAGHRSGPDKLYFYPQSNWNSLFLKNDKRKPLGWIEVQVCTLNELLATEPRVDVIRMDVEGAELAVLKGSDRILKKHRPTLIIETHPTLMGEDQYAEFLHFLKQMGYSIEEAWERWREEPVWPRRLSTYYKAGREVRKLDVDYLLALESAVTIIANCRGSESPE